Proteins found in one Pseudomonas sp. P8_241 genomic segment:
- a CDS encoding helix-turn-helix transcriptional regulator — protein MSTQQSIDSLARLGPGTKKSAPSVKLTVKETQILMWCYRGKTTWEIARIENCAESTVNFHFANIRRKFDVNSRSTALLKAIESGAFKVDSVARRGSHEPD, from the coding sequence ATGTCAACCCAACAATCGATCGACTCTCTGGCACGGTTAGGTCCTGGCACAAAGAAAAGCGCACCGTCGGTGAAGTTGACGGTGAAAGAAACACAAATCCTGATGTGGTGTTACAGGGGAAAGACGACCTGGGAAATCGCCCGGATCGAGAATTGCGCGGAGTCGACCGTCAATTTCCACTTCGCCAACATTCGAAGAAAATTCGACGTCAACTCTCGCAGCACTGCGTTACTCAAGGCGATCGAGTCAGGAGCGTTCAAGGTCGATTCTGTCGCCCGGCGAGGTTCCCATGAGCCTGACTGA
- a CDS encoding TPM domain-containing protein, translating to MALLTEHEQRKVAEAIARVERDTDAELVTVLAARADDYAYIALLWASLVALLVPGIVHYLTGWLTLHSLLLMQWITFIVLCLVFRLPKVTTHLVPRSVRHWRASNLARRQFLEQNLHHTEGSTGMLIFVSEAERYVEILVDEGISNRLDNKNWDEIVASFTRQVKQGQTLQGFVSCIEACGELLKVHVPVTHLRNELPNRLVVLA from the coding sequence ATGGCATTACTGACTGAACACGAACAACGCAAGGTCGCCGAGGCGATTGCCCGGGTCGAGCGCGACACCGATGCGGAACTGGTGACCGTGCTCGCGGCCCGTGCCGACGACTATGCCTACATTGCGCTGCTATGGGCCAGCCTGGTGGCGCTGCTGGTGCCAGGCATCGTGCATTACCTTACCGGCTGGCTGACCCTGCACAGCCTGCTGCTGATGCAATGGATCACCTTTATCGTGTTGTGCCTGGTGTTTCGCCTGCCGAAAGTGACCACCCACCTGGTCCCGCGTTCGGTGCGTCATTGGCGTGCCTCAAACCTGGCCCGCCGACAGTTTCTGGAGCAGAACCTGCACCACACCGAAGGCAGTACCGGCATGCTGATTTTTGTCTCAGAGGCCGAACGCTATGTGGAAATTCTGGTGGATGAGGGGATTTCCAATCGTCTCGACAACAAGAATTGGGACGAAATCGTTGCCAGTTTTACCCGGCAGGTGAAGCAGGGCCAGACCCTTCAAGGGTTTGTCAGCTGCATCGAGGCTTGTGGCGAGCTGCTCAAAGTGCATGTTCCGGTGACTCATTTGCGCAATGAGTTGCCGAACCGATTGGTGGTGCTCGCTTAA
- a CDS encoding TPM domain-containing protein, with protein sequence MRVLKVGLMLVLGMLAVTARAELVFPALTGRVVDNAQMIEPSVRQQLTQQLQAHETATGEQLVVVTLPDLQGTDIADFGYQLGRHWGIGQKDKNNGALLIVARDERKLRIEVGYGLEDRLTDAQSSVIINQVITPSFKAGNFSKGISDGVAAMLVVLGGNPLDEPSTVYESRGDPGDDFVSRHPGVFVFLLLLFILTVFVGQMLGILPSGRGGSGRSGGGFGGGGFGGGGGGGFSGGGGSFGGGGSSGGW encoded by the coding sequence ATGCGTGTGTTGAAAGTGGGCTTGATGCTGGTGTTGGGGATGCTGGCCGTTACCGCTCGTGCCGAGCTGGTTTTTCCGGCGTTGACCGGGCGGGTGGTGGACAACGCCCAAATGATCGAACCGTCGGTGCGACAGCAACTGACCCAGCAACTTCAGGCCCACGAAACTGCCACTGGCGAGCAACTGGTGGTGGTCACGTTGCCGGATTTGCAGGGCACCGACATTGCCGATTTCGGTTATCAACTTGGCCGCCACTGGGGCATTGGCCAGAAGGACAAGAACAATGGTGCCTTGCTGATTGTCGCCCGGGACGAGCGAAAACTGCGTATCGAAGTCGGCTATGGTCTGGAGGATCGCCTCACCGATGCCCAGAGTTCGGTGATCATCAATCAGGTCATCACGCCGTCATTCAAGGCTGGAAACTTCAGCAAAGGCATCAGTGATGGTGTTGCGGCCATGCTGGTGGTACTGGGCGGCAATCCATTGGACGAGCCGTCGACCGTCTATGAGTCTCGAGGTGACCCGGGGGACGATTTCGTCTCGCGCCATCCCGGGGTCTTCGTGTTTTTGCTGCTGTTGTTCATCCTGACAGTCTTTGTTGGGCAAATGCTCGGTATCCTCCCTTCCGGCCGTGGCGGTTCCGGAAGGTCCGGCGGCGGTTTTGGCGGAGGGGGGTTTGGCGGTGGCGGTGGCGGGGGCTTCAGCGGCGGTGGGGGCAGTTTCGGCGGTGGCGGTTCTTCCGGCGGCTGGTGA
- a CDS encoding LemA family protein, whose product MNVSPIYRSRLQVATLLMLATLLSACGINNIPTLDEQAKAAWGQVQNQYQRRADLIPNLVETVKGYAAHEKETLTAVIEARAKATSIQVDASTLDNPEKLKQYQQAQDQLSGALSRLMVVSERYPDLKANQNFLALQSQLEGTENRISVARRDFILAVQKYNTEIRTFPGRLWHTVMYSSLPVRETFEATPGSEKPPEVKF is encoded by the coding sequence ATGAATGTCAGTCCAATCTATCGTTCGCGCCTGCAGGTCGCCACGCTGCTCATGCTGGCCACACTGCTGAGCGCCTGCGGCATCAACAATATCCCGACCCTGGACGAACAGGCCAAAGCCGCGTGGGGCCAGGTGCAGAACCAGTACCAGCGCCGCGCCGACCTGATCCCCAATCTGGTGGAAACCGTGAAGGGCTATGCGGCTCACGAGAAGGAGACCCTGACTGCCGTCATCGAAGCGCGGGCCAAAGCCACGTCGATCCAGGTGGACGCCTCGACCCTGGACAACCCGGAAAAGCTCAAACAGTACCAGCAGGCCCAGGACCAGCTCAGTGGCGCCTTGAGTCGGTTGATGGTGGTGTCAGAGCGTTATCCGGACCTCAAGGCCAACCAGAATTTCCTTGCCCTGCAATCGCAGCTTGAGGGCACCGAAAACCGCATCAGCGTGGCCCGGCGCGACTTCATCCTCGCGGTGCAGAAGTACAACACCGAGATCCGTACCTTCCCCGGTCGCCTGTGGCATACGGTGATGTACAGCAGCCTGCCGGTTCGCGAGACCTTCGAAGCCACACCGGGCTCGGAAAAGCCCCCAGAGGTCAAGTTCTGA
- the bglX gene encoding beta-glucosidase BglX, giving the protein MKKLCLLGLFVGLASHNVLAATTPAPLENKDAFISNLMKQMTLDEKIGQLRLISIGPEMPRELIRKEIAAGNIGGTFNSITRPENRPMQDAAMRSRLKIPMFFAYDVIHGHRTIFPIPLALASSWDMDAIALSGRIAAKEASSDGVDLTFAPMVDISRDPRWGRTSEGFGEDTYLVSRIAGVMVKAFQGSGANAADSIMASVKHFALYGAVEGGRDYNVVDMSPVKMYQDYLPPYRAAIDAGAGGVMVALNSINGVPATANTWLMNDLLRKDWGFKGLAVSDHGAIFELIKHGVAADGREAAKLAIKAGIDMSMNDTLYGKELPGLLKAGEIEQSDIDNAVREVLAAKYDMGLFKDPYLRIGKAEQDPADTNADSRLHRAEARDVARRSLVLLKNQGETLPLKKTAKIALVGPLAKAPIDMMGSWAANGRPAQSVTLFDGMTAALGSQSTLIYARGANITSDPKILGYLNFLNFDAPEVVDDPRSAQVLIDEAVKAAKDADVVVAAVGESRGMSHESSSRTDINIPPNQRELIKALKATGKPLVLVLMNGRPLSILEEKEQADAILETWFSGTEGGNAIADVLFGDYNPSGKLPITIPRSVGQIPTYYNHLSIGRPFTPGKPGNYTSQYFDDTTGPLFPFGFGLSYTDFNLSNMALSSTTLNKTGKLDASVTVKNTGKRDGETVVQLYIQDVTGSMIRPLKELKNFQKVMIKAGEQKVVHFTITEDDLKFYNTQLKYAAEPGKFNVQIGLDSQDVTQQSFELL; this is encoded by the coding sequence ATGAAGAAGCTGTGTTTGCTGGGCCTGTTCGTCGGCCTGGCCAGTCATAACGTATTGGCCGCCACGACACCCGCACCCCTGGAGAACAAGGACGCTTTCATCAGCAACCTGATGAAGCAAATGACCCTCGATGAAAAAATCGGCCAGCTGCGCCTGATCAGCATCGGCCCGGAAATGCCCCGGGAGCTGATCCGCAAGGAAATCGCGGCAGGCAACATCGGCGGCACGTTCAACTCGATCACCCGCCCGGAAAACCGGCCGATGCAGGACGCGGCGATGCGCAGCCGCCTGAAGATCCCGATGTTTTTCGCCTATGACGTGATCCACGGTCACCGCACCATTTTCCCGATCCCGCTGGCCCTGGCCTCGAGCTGGGACATGGACGCCATTGCCCTGTCCGGGCGCATCGCCGCCAAGGAAGCCTCATCGGACGGCGTCGACCTCACCTTCGCGCCGATGGTCGACATCTCCCGCGACCCACGTTGGGGCCGTACTTCCGAAGGCTTCGGCGAAGACACCTACCTGGTGTCGCGCATTGCCGGCGTCATGGTCAAGGCGTTCCAGGGCTCCGGTGCAAACGCGGCCGACAGCATCATGGCCAGCGTCAAGCATTTCGCCTTGTACGGCGCGGTCGAGGGCGGACGCGACTACAACGTTGTCGACATGAGCCCGGTCAAGATGTACCAGGATTACCTGCCGCCCTACCGCGCGGCAATTGACGCGGGTGCTGGCGGGGTGATGGTTGCACTGAACTCGATCAACGGCGTGCCGGCCACCGCCAATACCTGGCTGATGAATGACCTGCTGCGCAAGGATTGGGGCTTCAAAGGCCTGGCCGTCAGTGACCATGGGGCAATTTTCGAGCTCATCAAGCACGGCGTTGCCGCCGATGGCCGCGAAGCCGCGAAGCTCGCGATCAAGGCCGGTATCGACATGAGCATGAACGACACCCTCTATGGCAAAGAGCTGCCAGGGCTGTTGAAGGCCGGCGAGATTGAACAAAGCGACATCGATAACGCCGTGCGTGAAGTGCTGGCGGCCAAGTACGACATGGGCCTGTTCAAGGACCCGTACCTGCGCATCGGCAAAGCCGAGCAAGATCCGGCCGACACCAATGCCGATAGCCGCCTGCACCGGGCCGAGGCCCGAGACGTGGCGCGCCGCAGTCTGGTGCTGTTGAAAAACCAGGGCGAAACCCTGCCGCTGAAAAAAACCGCGAAAATCGCTTTGGTGGGTCCGCTGGCCAAGGCACCGATCGACATGATGGGTAGCTGGGCCGCTAACGGTCGCCCTGCGCAATCGGTCACGCTGTTCGACGGCATGACCGCTGCACTGGGTTCGCAATCGACGTTGATCTATGCCCGTGGCGCCAACATCACCAGCGATCCAAAAATCCTCGGTTACCTGAACTTCCTCAACTTCGATGCCCCGGAAGTGGTAGACGATCCGCGTTCGGCGCAAGTGCTGATCGACGAAGCGGTGAAAGCCGCCAAGGATGCCGATGTGGTGGTCGCAGCGGTGGGCGAGTCCCGCGGCATGTCGCACGAATCATCGAGCCGCACCGATATCAACATCCCGCCCAACCAGCGCGAATTGATCAAAGCCTTGAAAGCTACCGGCAAACCGTTGGTGCTGGTGTTGATGAACGGCCGCCCGCTGTCGATTCTCGAAGAGAAGGAACAGGCTGACGCGATCCTGGAAACCTGGTTCAGCGGTACGGAAGGCGGCAACGCCATTGCCGACGTGCTGTTCGGCGACTACAACCCGTCGGGCAAACTGCCGATCACTATCCCGCGCTCGGTAGGCCAGATTCCGACCTATTACAACCACCTGAGCATTGGCCGGCCCTTCACGCCGGGCAAGCCGGGCAACTACACGTCGCAGTATTTCGATGACACCACCGGCCCGCTGTTCCCGTTCGGCTTCGGCTTGAGCTACACCGATTTCAACCTGAGCAACATGGCACTGTCGTCGACCACGCTGAACAAGACCGGCAAGCTCGACGCCAGCGTCACGGTGAAAAACACCGGCAAGCGTGACGGCGAAACCGTGGTGCAGTTGTACATTCAGGACGTGACCGGTTCGATGATCCGGCCGCTCAAGGAGTTGAAGAACTTCCAGAAAGTGATGATCAAGGCTGGCGAACAGAAAGTCGTGCACTTCACCATCACCGAGGATGACCTGAAGTTCTACAACACCCAGCTCAAGTACGCAGCGGAGCCCGGCAAGTTCAACGTGCAGATCGGCCTGGATTCCCAGGACGTGACGCAGCAGAGTTTTGAGTTGCTGTAA
- a CDS encoding phospholipase D-like domain-containing protein, translating into MAGPIFPWREGNHFELLIDGPQFFPRMLVAIARAEEQVELELYLVEAGACAEEMVQALVQAAERGVRVRCLFDDYGSLAFTLALRQRLTSAGVELRFYNRLNWRRWVGNFYRDHRKLLLVDQSLAVVGGTGVTDEFWMPGEDVSEWHEVMVEMSGPLVLDWQLLFDRQWIANRHRRAWRPASHFGLPRLPRVPSVGEGMGRVAYADARQHRDILQSLIRALNSGQRRIWLATPYFLPTWKVRRSLRRAAARGVDVRLLLTGPRTDHPSVRYAGHRYYPRLLKAGVRIFEYQPCFLHLKMVLIDDWVSIGSCNFDHWNLRFNLEANLEALDPSLTRAVAASFERDFTQSLEVSLEAWQRRPLWKRVKQRIWGWVDRLVVNLLDRRG; encoded by the coding sequence ATGGCCGGACCGATATTTCCCTGGCGTGAAGGCAACCACTTCGAACTCTTGATCGACGGCCCGCAGTTCTTCCCGCGCATGCTGGTGGCGATTGCCCGTGCCGAAGAACAGGTTGAACTGGAGTTGTACCTGGTCGAGGCGGGCGCTTGCGCCGAGGAGATGGTTCAGGCGCTGGTCCAGGCCGCCGAGCGCGGCGTGCGGGTGCGGTGCCTGTTCGATGACTATGGCAGCCTGGCTTTCACACTGGCCTTGCGCCAGCGCCTGACGTCCGCCGGGGTCGAGTTGCGGTTCTACAATCGCCTGAACTGGCGGCGCTGGGTCGGCAACTTCTACCGTGATCATCGCAAGCTGTTGTTGGTCGATCAGAGCCTGGCCGTCGTTGGTGGCACTGGCGTTACCGATGAGTTCTGGATGCCTGGTGAAGACGTCAGCGAGTGGCACGAAGTCATGGTGGAAATGTCCGGGCCGCTGGTGCTCGACTGGCAGTTGCTGTTCGACCGCCAATGGATCGCCAACCGTCATCGCCGCGCCTGGCGCCCGGCTTCGCATTTTGGTTTGCCACGCTTGCCGCGGGTACCTTCGGTGGGTGAGGGCATGGGCCGCGTTGCCTACGCCGACGCCCGCCAGCACCGCGATATTCTGCAATCGTTGATTCGCGCATTGAATAGCGGCCAGCGTCGGATCTGGCTGGCCACGCCATATTTTCTGCCGACCTGGAAAGTCCGTCGCTCATTGCGCCGTGCCGCTGCCCGAGGCGTCGATGTGCGCCTGCTGTTGACCGGGCCGCGCACTGATCACCCGTCCGTGCGTTACGCCGGGCATCGCTACTATCCGCGACTGCTCAAGGCCGGGGTGCGGATTTTTGAGTACCAGCCGTGCTTCCTGCACCTGAAAATGGTCCTGATCGACGACTGGGTCAGTATTGGTTCGTGCAATTTCGATCACTGGAACTTGCGCTTCAACCTGGAAGCCAATCTTGAAGCGCTGGACCCAAGCCTGACCCGGGCGGTAGCGGCGAGTTTCGAACGGGACTTTACCCAGAGCCTGGAAGTCAGTCTGGAGGCATGGCAGCGTCGACCGCTGTGGAAGCGGGTCAAGCAGAGGATCTGGGGGTGGGTGGATCGGCTGGTGGTGAATCTGCTGGATCGGCGGGGATAA
- a CDS encoding YceI family protein — protein MFKCFTLKTLSFLLLAGATLSAHADWYLDGESSRLSFVSTKNANVSEVQRFLVLHGQVDPKGLARVEVEMDSINSGIPLRDERMRKELFEIEKFPEALITTQIDLRPINDLAPGAQLELRLPLTVDLHGKQHTYNAQLLATRLDDRRFQVVTLEPVVISAEDFELAPGLETLRKLAGLSAIGLSVPVGAVLIFTAR, from the coding sequence ATGTTCAAGTGTTTCACTTTGAAAACCCTATCTTTCCTGCTGTTGGCTGGCGCTACGCTGTCGGCCCACGCCGACTGGTACCTCGACGGCGAATCCTCGCGGCTGTCATTTGTCAGCACCAAAAACGCCAATGTTTCTGAAGTGCAGCGCTTTCTGGTGCTGCATGGCCAGGTCGATCCCAAGGGTTTGGCGCGAGTGGAAGTCGAGATGGATTCGATCAACAGCGGCATCCCGTTGCGCGATGAGCGCATGCGCAAAGAGCTGTTCGAGATCGAAAAGTTTCCCGAAGCCTTGATCACCACCCAGATCGATTTGCGTCCGATCAACGATCTCGCTCCCGGTGCGCAACTGGAATTGCGCCTGCCGCTGACCGTCGATCTGCATGGCAAGCAGCACACGTACAACGCCCAGTTGCTGGCCACCCGTCTCGATGACCGGCGTTTCCAGGTGGTGACGCTTGAGCCGGTGGTTATCAGCGCTGAAGACTTCGAGCTGGCGCCTGGCCTTGAAACCTTGCGCAAATTGGCCGGGTTGTCCGCGATCGGTCTGTCGGTGCCGGTGGGTGCGGTGCTGATTTTCACGGCGCGCTGA
- a CDS encoding serine hydrolase: protein MLKGFSLIFLLFFSVFAHAEQWPAEQWPTGPTITGSAREALESYAFPPRDDSTRQGIRTDALVVIHDGQLIYERYAGPTTAQTPHLTWSISKSLMASVLGMAYGEGLFKLQDPVQKFYPPLNKYPAMTLADLLHWASGIDWQEDYEYAPLKSSVVAMLYTRGRRDMAEFTVDHDSYAAPGQAFRYSSGDSNLLSAALKNIVGPNRYADYPWTALFEPLGIGHAVWEADDTGTFVASSYAYLTARDLARVGLLMARDGRWGDKQLLPRDWIAFNREPFAHYRARQDDAVPGGHWWLNRAADGAAQPWPDAPADTFAALGHWGQAMYVIPSEKLVIVRYGDDRDGSYRHNEMLKLALKAVATTVRP from the coding sequence ATGCTGAAAGGCTTTTCCCTGATTTTCCTGCTGTTTTTTAGCGTCTTCGCCCACGCCGAACAGTGGCCCGCCGAGCAATGGCCGACCGGCCCGACCATCACCGGGTCTGCGCGAGAGGCGCTTGAGTCCTACGCCTTCCCACCTCGCGACGATAGTACCCGTCAAGGCATTCGCACTGACGCCTTGGTCGTGATCCACGACGGCCAGTTGATCTACGAACGCTACGCCGGCCCGACCACGGCCCAGACGCCACACCTGACGTGGTCGATCAGCAAGAGCCTGATGGCATCCGTCCTTGGCATGGCTTACGGCGAAGGGTTGTTCAAGCTTCAAGACCCGGTACAGAAGTTTTATCCGCCGCTGAACAAATACCCGGCCATGACCCTGGCCGACCTGCTGCACTGGGCCTCGGGCATCGACTGGCAGGAAGACTACGAATACGCACCGTTGAAATCCTCGGTTGTGGCCATGCTCTACACCCGGGGGCGTAGGGATATGGCTGAATTCACCGTCGATCACGACAGCTATGCAGCGCCGGGCCAGGCGTTTCGTTATTCCAGTGGTGACAGCAACCTGTTGTCCGCTGCGTTGAAAAACATCGTCGGGCCCAATCGCTACGCCGACTATCCATGGACTGCGCTGTTCGAGCCGTTGGGTATTGGCCATGCCGTGTGGGAAGCCGATGACACTGGCACTTTCGTTGCGTCTTCGTATGCGTATCTCACGGCGCGGGATCTGGCGCGCGTCGGCTTGTTGATGGCCCGTGACGGGCGTTGGGGCGATAAACAACTGTTGCCCAGAGACTGGATCGCGTTCAACCGCGAACCCTTTGCCCACTATCGTGCCCGTCAGGATGACGCCGTGCCCGGTGGCCACTGGTGGCTCAATCGCGCAGCTGACGGGGCCGCCCAACCTTGGCCCGATGCGCCTGCCGACACCTTCGCTGCGTTGGGCCATTGGGGGCAGGCGATGTACGTGATACCCAGTGAAAAACTGGTGATCGTGCGCTACGGCGACGACCGCGACGGCAGCTACCGGCACAACGAAATGCTCAAGCTCGCGCTGAAAGCCGTCGCCACAACGGTGCGGCCATGA
- a CDS encoding acyl-CoA dehydrogenase family protein has protein sequence MPWQTLLNRGERLPANPDLAEGFATLLQQLGSVTPFELAVAGARLMATPGLAFLVGYQAALRMLWPSAPASLGALCATEQRSLRPVDMQTRLSGLRLSGRKDFVTAGDAADWLLVAARSEEPDEDPRLSLAVIYRDEPGVRVEQLPAIPLMPDISHGRLFLENALCELLAGDGWDAYVKPFRTLEDIYVLSAMTAWLYGVGQQSDWSQGLQLRLLALLAGCAEVSRLPPTSPAGHVLLGGLFAQFEALKKPINEALAEGPPEWAAMWQRDQAVMDLAAGARGKRLAKALAGL, from the coding sequence ATGCCCTGGCAAACCCTGTTGAACCGTGGCGAGCGCCTGCCCGCCAATCCTGATCTGGCCGAAGGTTTTGCAACCTTGTTGCAGCAACTGGGTAGCGTTACACCGTTCGAGTTGGCGGTGGCGGGCGCACGCTTGATGGCCACACCGGGTTTGGCGTTTCTGGTGGGCTATCAAGCCGCGTTGCGCATGCTCTGGCCGAGCGCCCCGGCGAGTCTGGGCGCGCTGTGCGCCACCGAACAGCGCAGCCTGCGCCCGGTGGACATGCAGACCCGACTCAGTGGTTTGCGCCTGAGCGGCCGCAAGGATTTTGTCACTGCTGGCGATGCCGCCGACTGGTTGCTGGTGGCTGCACGCAGTGAAGAGCCCGACGAAGATCCGCGTTTGAGCCTGGCGGTGATTTATCGTGATGAGCCGGGTGTGCGGGTGGAGCAACTGCCGGCGATCCCATTGATGCCGGACATCAGCCATGGCCGGCTGTTTCTGGAAAACGCGTTATGCGAATTGCTGGCGGGGGATGGTTGGGATGCCTACGTCAAACCGTTCCGCACGCTGGAAGACATTTATGTACTGAGTGCCATGACCGCGTGGTTGTATGGCGTTGGCCAGCAGAGTGATTGGTCGCAAGGCTTGCAGTTGCGTTTGTTGGCTTTGCTCGCCGGTTGCGCGGAAGTCAGCCGACTGCCGCCCACCAGCCCGGCCGGGCATGTGTTGCTGGGCGGGTTGTTTGCGCAGTTCGAGGCCCTGAAAAAACCAATCAATGAAGCGCTGGCCGAGGGACCTCCAGAGTGGGCGGCAATGTGGCAGCGCGATCAGGCCGTGATGGATCTGGCGGCGGGGGCGCGGGGCAAGCGGTTGGCCAAGGCATTGGCGGGCCTCTGA
- the olsB gene encoding L-ornithine N(alpha)-acyltransferase, protein MTQIARISDTGNERRLQAERLVGAEALQEAQALRFNVFSGEFNARLKGAERGLDMDDYDVHCTHIGVRDLNTGRLVATTRLLDHTAASSLGKFYSEEEFSLNGLIHLQGPILEIGRTCVDPAYRNGGTIAVLWGELAEVLNQGGYSYLMGCASIPMQDGGIQAHAIMQRLRERYLCTEHLRAEPKKPLPSLDIPSNVIAEMPPLLKAYMRLGAKICGEPCWDEDFQVADVFILLKRDELCPRYAKHFKAAV, encoded by the coding sequence ATGACTCAGATCGCCCGCATCAGCGACACCGGCAACGAACGCCGCCTGCAAGCCGAACGCCTGGTGGGCGCCGAGGCTTTGCAAGAAGCCCAGGCCTTGCGATTCAACGTGTTCAGCGGCGAATTCAACGCCAGGCTCAAAGGCGCGGAACGGGGTCTGGACATGGATGACTACGACGTACATTGCACCCACATCGGTGTGCGCGACCTCAACACCGGACGTCTGGTGGCGACCACCCGCTTGCTCGACCATACCGCCGCGAGCAGCCTGGGCAAGTTCTACAGCGAAGAAGAGTTCAGCCTGAATGGCCTGATCCACTTGCAGGGCCCGATCCTGGAAATCGGTCGTACTTGTGTCGATCCCGCCTATCGCAACGGCGGCACCATTGCCGTGCTCTGGGGCGAATTGGCCGAAGTGCTCAACCAGGGCGGCTATAGCTATTTGATGGGCTGCGCGAGCATTCCGATGCAGGATGGCGGCATCCAGGCCCACGCGATCATGCAGCGTCTGCGCGAGCGCTACCTGTGCACCGAACACCTGCGGGCCGAGCCGAAAAAGCCATTGCCGAGCCTGGACATCCCTTCCAACGTGATCGCCGAAATGCCCCCCCTGCTCAAGGCCTACATGCGCCTGGGCGCGAAGATCTGCGGCGAGCCGTGCTGGGACGAAGACTTCCAGGTCGCCGACGTGTTCATCCTGCTCAAGCGCGACGAACTCTGCCCGCGCTACGCCAAACACTTCAAGGCAGCTGTGTGA
- a CDS encoding lysophospholipid acyltransferase family protein: MSRLRVYTRVARVLLVVALGLSMASVFGLFERLGMAHSMERRQRWSRFFMARLSNALPFDVTVHGELPKAPMLWVCNHVSWTDIPLLGMLTPLSFLSKAEVRTWPVAGWLAAKAGSLFIRRGSGDSQLLRKQMTCHLETAHPLLMFPEGTTTDGRSLRTFHGRLLSAAIDSGVAMQPVAIRYVRNGELDALAPFIGDDDLLSHLMRLFANDRGDVEIHLLKPIACEGRERAALAFEAQQVVQKALFGAVVESQRVPLRPAIAA, translated from the coding sequence ATGAGCCGGTTGCGCGTATACACGCGAGTTGCGCGGGTCTTGCTGGTGGTGGCGCTGGGGCTGAGCATGGCCAGTGTGTTCGGGTTGTTCGAGCGCCTGGGCATGGCGCACTCGATGGAACGCCGCCAGCGTTGGTCGCGATTTTTCATGGCTCGCCTGAGCAACGCCCTGCCCTTTGACGTCACGGTCCACGGTGAGCTGCCAAAGGCGCCGATGCTGTGGGTTTGCAATCACGTGTCCTGGACCGACATTCCGTTGCTGGGGATGCTCACGCCCCTGTCGTTCCTGTCCAAGGCCGAAGTGCGCACCTGGCCGGTGGCTGGCTGGTTGGCGGCCAAGGCTGGCAGCCTGTTCATCCGACGTGGTTCGGGTGATAGCCAATTGCTCCGCAAACAGATGACCTGTCATCTGGAAACGGCGCATCCGCTGCTGATGTTCCCGGAAGGCACTACCACCGATGGCCGTTCACTGCGCACCTTTCATGGCCGCTTGCTGTCCGCCGCCATCGATTCCGGAGTGGCGATGCAACCGGTGGCGATTCGTTATGTGCGCAACGGCGAACTCGATGCGTTGGCACCGTTCATTGGCGACGATGATCTGTTGTCGCACCTGATGCGGTTGTTTGCCAATGATCGCGGCGACGTGGAGATTCATCTGCTCAAGCCCATCGCTTGCGAAGGTCGGGAACGCGCAGCACTGGCGTTCGAGGCGCAGCAGGTGGTGCAAAAGGCGTTGTTTGGTGCTGTTGTTGAATCGCAACGAGTTCCCCTGCGCCCCGCGATTGCCGCGTAA
- a CDS encoding ACP phosphodiesterase, protein MNYLAHLHLGGQRPGQLLGSLYGDFVKGRLQGQYDPEIEAAIQLHRSIDVFTDRHPLVDASLSRFSLTRRRYAGIVLDVFFDHCLARDWKLYADRPLALFTSDVYQVLSTEPQLPERLARIAPYMVADDWLGSYREFDVLEQVLRGISRRLTRPEELAGAMQELRRLYEPLSEDFRLFYPQLQDFAQNYPVR, encoded by the coding sequence ATGAACTATCTCGCACATCTTCACCTCGGTGGCCAGCGCCCCGGTCAATTGCTCGGCAGCCTGTATGGCGATTTCGTCAAGGGCAGGCTGCAAGGGCAATACGATCCGGAGATCGAAGCCGCCATCCAGCTGCATCGCAGCATCGACGTGTTTACCGATCGGCATCCGCTGGTGGATGCGTCGTTGTCACGGTTTTCCCTGACGCGCCGGCGTTATGCCGGGATCGTGCTCGACGTGTTTTTTGACCATTGCCTGGCGCGGGACTGGAAGTTGTATGCGGACCGGCCACTGGCGTTGTTTACCTCGGATGTTTACCAGGTGCTGTCCACTGAACCGCAGCTCCCGGAGCGCTTGGCTCGCATTGCGCCTTATATGGTGGCCGATGACTGGTTGGGTTCTTACCGGGAGTTCGACGTGCTGGAGCAGGTGCTTCGGGGTATTTCACGACGGTTGACCCGTCCGGAGGAACTGGCGGGCGCGATGCAGGAACTGCGGCGGTTGTATGAGCCTTTGAGCGAGGATTTTCGGTTGTTCTATCCGCAGTTGCAGGATTTTGCGCAGAACTACCCAGTACGCTGA